One part of the Bdellovibrio sp. KM01 genome encodes these proteins:
- a CDS encoding 3'-5' exonuclease, which translates to MAFRWIGKSNDGNTVTLNKLVECPVKFPEYATDSWLTTNQDIVRKGMVLDVETTGLNQSEDLVIEIGLRQFDFNKNTGEILRLGKSYSAFQDPGRPLSPEIVALTGITDADLEGQKIDWAHVDQLIAETCLVIAHNAKFDRPFIDRKSKTSTERIWGCSFKQIDWNSKGFTSPKLELLNIYHGFFTDSHRALNDVDALLYLLSHSAHDTDKTYLFELTSNARRMMTHVIASSAPFESKEHLKTRGYSWDNTNRFWSKIIFKDDVKNEITWLEDTVYCGPFNGIQRDIALMDNFK; encoded by the coding sequence ATGGCATTTCGTTGGATCGGAAAATCAAATGATGGAAACACAGTCACACTGAACAAACTGGTTGAATGCCCGGTCAAATTTCCCGAATATGCGACGGATTCCTGGCTCACGACAAATCAAGACATCGTTCGCAAGGGCATGGTTTTGGACGTGGAAACAACGGGCTTAAATCAATCTGAAGATCTGGTGATCGAAATTGGTCTGCGCCAATTTGATTTTAATAAAAACACCGGCGAAATCTTACGCCTCGGTAAATCTTATTCTGCATTTCAAGACCCGGGACGCCCACTTTCTCCGGAAATTGTGGCCCTGACGGGAATTACAGACGCGGATCTTGAGGGTCAGAAAATTGATTGGGCCCATGTTGATCAATTGATTGCAGAAACTTGTCTGGTGATTGCTCACAATGCAAAATTCGATCGTCCCTTTATCGATCGCAAATCTAAAACCTCCACAGAAAGAATCTGGGGTTGCTCGTTTAAGCAGATCGATTGGAATTCCAAGGGCTTCACAAGTCCAAAGCTTGAACTTTTAAATATTTATCATGGTTTTTTCACGGACTCTCATCGCGCTTTGAATGATGTGGATGCGCTTTTGTACTTGTTAAGTCACTCGGCGCACGACACGGATAAGACATACCTGTTTGAACTGACAAGCAACGCTCGTCGCATGATGACCCATGTAATCGCCAGCTCGGCTCCCTTTGAATCCAAAGAGCATTTAAAAACTCGCGGTTACTCGTGGGATAACACCAATCGCTTTTGGTCTAAGATTATCTTTAAAGACGATGTGAAAAACGAAATCACTTGGCTTGAAGACACTGTTTATTGTGGCCCCTTTAACGGCATCCAGCGTGATATCGCTTTGATGGATAACTTTAAGTAA
- a CDS encoding DUF3943 domain-containing protein, translating into MFSSQKIFSALLISAAFLLVAPARAQVATASLQKDPSGLYEEYRHFEKTEFEKFEKLKNFGIMYGLQWVVYAITQAETIQEHGSFHNWITNPSYAEYDKDTYDYNIFKHSLSGELYYQFYRSRGYTETEAFLWTVASSTAFEFTIETVTEAPSYQDLYQTPVLGTVVGVGFEKLSLYFHSKKTWPNRLLGYVFNPFSLLKSSQYGYVAVPVVSQNFHGVNLSWSFE; encoded by the coding sequence TTGTTCAGTTCTCAAAAGATTTTTAGTGCACTTCTTATCAGTGCAGCTTTTTTGTTGGTGGCACCCGCTCGGGCGCAGGTGGCAACAGCCTCTCTTCAAAAAGATCCTTCGGGCCTTTATGAAGAGTACCGTCATTTTGAAAAAACAGAGTTTGAAAAATTTGAAAAGCTAAAAAATTTCGGGATCATGTATGGATTGCAGTGGGTTGTATATGCCATCACCCAAGCTGAAACAATTCAAGAGCACGGATCCTTTCATAACTGGATCACGAATCCTTCTTATGCTGAATACGATAAAGATACTTATGATTATAATATCTTTAAGCACTCCCTGTCGGGTGAATTGTATTATCAATTCTATCGTTCGCGTGGTTACACAGAAACCGAAGCCTTTTTATGGACGGTGGCCTCGTCGACAGCGTTCGAGTTTACGATTGAAACGGTCACGGAAGCTCCCAGCTATCAGGATCTTTATCAAACACCCGTGCTGGGGACAGTGGTGGGTGTCGGTTTTGAAAAATTAAGTCTTTATTTTCACTCTAAGAAAACTTGGCCGAATCGTCTTTTGGGTTATGTCTTCAACCCCTTTAGTTTGTTAAAAAGTTCTCAGTATGGGTATGTGGCAGTGCCGGTTGTTTCTCAAAACTTTCATGGGGTGAATTTATCCTGGAGTTTTGAATGA
- the mdtD gene encoding multidrug transporter subunit MdtD, which produces MSPSPTSTHSASPASNRLLWLVAIGFFMETLDSTIVNTALPSMAKSLNASPLLMQSVVIAYALTIAVLIPASGWIADRFGTRRVFFSAIFLFTIGSLCCAISQTLPQLVASRVLQGVGGAMMMPVGRLAVLRAFPANQFLRAISFVTIPALIGPLIGPTLGGYLVEYASWHWIFLINIPVGILGCIATYIDMPDIRGVEVPKFDLAGFFMLSTCMVMFSFALDGMSELGFQHATVLLLVIFGMATLTAYWLHARRHPRPLFSLKLFSSQTYTIGLLGNLFARIGSSSMPFLIPLFLQISLHYSPFEAGLTMIPVALAGIYAKKLGTPLIMRLGYRKTLVYNTLCVGIMMASFALITVDQPKWIRILQLLVFGTVNSLQFTAMNTLTLKDLNAKLASSGNSLFSMVQMLAMSFGVAAAGALLSTFATHYPAMEGGGMALQAFRATFLCMGLITCSSAWIFWQLPSEMMARAEDPKKVTVE; this is translated from the coding sequence ATGTCTCCTTCCCCCACCTCCACTCACTCAGCATCCCCCGCTTCAAATCGTCTTTTGTGGCTAGTCGCCATCGGCTTTTTCATGGAGACTTTGGATTCTACTATTGTGAATACCGCTCTACCGAGCATGGCAAAAAGTCTGAATGCCAGCCCCCTTCTGATGCAGTCCGTGGTGATTGCATACGCTCTTACAATTGCTGTTCTAATTCCCGCATCGGGCTGGATCGCCGATCGCTTTGGTACTCGTCGAGTCTTTTTCTCGGCGATTTTTTTATTTACGATTGGATCCTTGTGCTGCGCTATCTCGCAGACGTTGCCTCAGTTGGTGGCGTCGCGGGTTTTACAAGGGGTCGGAGGCGCGATGATGATGCCCGTCGGCCGCCTTGCGGTGCTGCGAGCTTTTCCGGCAAACCAGTTTCTTCGCGCAATTAGTTTTGTCACAATCCCCGCTCTGATCGGCCCTTTGATTGGCCCAACACTCGGGGGATATCTAGTTGAGTACGCTTCCTGGCATTGGATCTTTTTGATTAACATCCCCGTGGGAATTTTAGGTTGCATTGCGACCTACATCGATATGCCTGACATTCGTGGCGTGGAAGTTCCAAAATTTGATCTGGCGGGCTTCTTTATGCTTTCGACCTGTATGGTGATGTTCTCATTTGCACTCGATGGAATGTCAGAATTAGGTTTTCAGCATGCAACCGTTCTACTTTTAGTTATTTTTGGTATGGCAACACTCACCGCTTACTGGCTTCATGCCCGTCGCCATCCTCGCCCCCTCTTCTCGTTAAAACTTTTTAGTTCCCAAACTTATACCATCGGACTTCTTGGAAACCTGTTCGCACGTATTGGCAGCAGCAGTATGCCTTTCTTAATTCCTCTGTTTTTACAGATTAGTTTGCACTACTCGCCGTTTGAGGCGGGACTCACGATGATTCCTGTAGCGCTGGCTGGAATTTACGCTAAAAAACTAGGAACTCCTCTGATTATGCGTTTGGGTTATCGTAAAACTCTTGTGTACAACACCCTATGCGTTGGGATCATGATGGCAAGCTTTGCACTGATCACCGTCGATCAACCGAAATGGATCCGCATTCTTCAGTTGTTAGTTTTTGGAACCGTGAACTCACTGCAGTTCACGGCGATGAATACCCTGACACTAAAAGATCTGAATGCGAAACTTGCCTCCAGCGGGAACAGCCTGTTTTCCATGGTGCAAATGCTAGCGATGAGCTTTGGTGTGGCGGCGGCTGGAGCTCTGCTTTCCACCTTTGCCACGCACTATCCAGCAATGGAAGGTGGAGGTATGGCTTTACAAGCGTTCCGTGCCACTTTTCTTTGCATGGGGCTGATCACTTGCAGCTCGGCTTGGATATTTTGGCAACTTCCATCCGAGATGATGGCGCGCGCCGAAGATCCCAAGAAAGTTACTGTCGAATAG
- a CDS encoding fumarate hydratase — protein sequence MSFKYFPLYEKQKDTTQYRKISSDHVSVQKLGEREVLVVAPEALELIAQEALSDVSHLLRSAHLQKLEHILQDPEASANDRFVAVDLLKNAIIAAQMEFPSCQDTGTAIVVGKKGESVFTGFDDKEFLSKGVFNTYQKRNLRFSQMAPVTFFDEKNTGTNLPAQIDIYSEKGDEYHFLFLAKGGGSANKSYLHQKTKAVLNPEGFEKFVKEVLVSLGTAACPPYHLAFCVGGTSAEETLKIVKYASAGYLDGLPTSGSEGGRAFRDLEMEKNVEKWARESGIGAQFGGKYFVHDVRVIRLPRHGASCPIGVGVSCSADRNIRGKITREGIFLEQLELHPEQYLPNHLQDTAAEAISIDLNQPIEETLKTLSSLKVATRVMLNGPMIVARDIAHSKLKEKVDRGEGVPEYFKQYAVYYAGPAKTPKGYASGSFGPTTSERMDPYVDTFQGLRGSMIMLGKGNRSQQVTDACKKHGGFYLGSIGGPAARLGKECITKVEVLDFPELGMESVWKIEVKDFPAFIIVDDKGNDFFKSFLKKV from the coding sequence ATGTCATTTAAGTATTTTCCTCTCTATGAAAAGCAAAAAGATACAACCCAATATCGCAAGATTTCCTCAGATCACGTCAGTGTGCAAAAGCTTGGCGAGCGCGAAGTTTTAGTCGTCGCACCCGAGGCTTTGGAATTGATTGCGCAAGAAGCTTTAAGTGATGTTTCGCATTTGCTTCGTTCTGCACATTTGCAAAAGCTGGAACACATTCTTCAGGATCCCGAGGCTTCTGCGAATGATCGTTTCGTTGCGGTGGATTTGTTGAAAAATGCGATTATCGCCGCCCAAATGGAGTTTCCTTCGTGTCAGGACACGGGAACCGCGATTGTGGTGGGTAAAAAAGGGGAAAGTGTTTTTACCGGTTTTGATGACAAAGAGTTTTTGTCCAAGGGTGTTTTCAACACTTACCAAAAACGCAACCTGCGGTTTTCGCAAATGGCTCCCGTAACTTTCTTTGACGAGAAAAACACGGGGACGAATCTACCGGCGCAAATTGATATCTACTCTGAAAAAGGTGATGAATATCATTTCTTGTTCCTGGCTAAAGGTGGCGGTTCTGCCAATAAATCTTATTTGCATCAGAAAACCAAAGCCGTTTTAAATCCGGAGGGATTTGAAAAATTCGTTAAGGAAGTTTTGGTTTCTTTGGGGACTGCAGCTTGTCCTCCGTACCACCTGGCATTTTGCGTGGGTGGAACTTCAGCAGAAGAAACTTTAAAAATCGTAAAGTATGCTTCGGCGGGTTACCTGGATGGACTGCCAACTTCAGGCTCTGAGGGTGGTCGTGCCTTCCGTGACCTTGAGATGGAGAAAAACGTCGAGAAGTGGGCTCGCGAAAGCGGTATCGGTGCCCAATTCGGTGGCAAGTACTTCGTGCATGACGTGCGTGTGATTCGTCTGCCTCGTCATGGTGCTAGCTGTCCCATTGGTGTAGGTGTGAGTTGTTCTGCTGATCGTAACATCCGTGGTAAAATCACTCGCGAAGGTATTTTCCTCGAACAATTGGAACTTCATCCAGAGCAGTACTTGCCAAATCATTTGCAAGACACGGCGGCTGAAGCGATCAGTATTGATTTAAATCAACCGATCGAAGAAACTTTGAAAACTCTTTCTTCGTTGAAAGTAGCTACTCGCGTGATGTTAAACGGTCCGATGATCGTGGCGCGCGATATTGCGCACTCGAAGCTGAAAGAAAAAGTCGATCGCGGCGAAGGTGTTCCAGAATACTTTAAGCAATACGCGGTCTATTACGCGGGACCTGCGAAAACTCCGAAGGGTTACGCATCGGGATCATTTGGTCCAACAACGTCGGAACGTATGGATCCCTACGTCGATACCTTCCAGGGTCTTCGTGGTTCGATGATTATGCTAGGTAAGGGCAATCGCTCCCAACAAGTCACAGACGCTTGTAAAAAGCACGGTGGCTTCTATTTAGGTTCTATCGGTGGCCCTGCGGCACGTTTGGGTAAAGAATGTATCACCAAAGTCGAAGTTCTGGATTTCCCAGAGCTTGGCATGGAATCCGTCTGGAAGATCGAAGTGAAAGACTTCCCAGCGTTCATCATCGTCGACGACAAAGGAAACGACTTCTTCAAATCCTTCCTAAAGAAAGTCTAA
- a CDS encoding DUF1993 family protein produces the protein MIYAQITQFTKMLQTLSRLLDKAQWYAEANNIASEELLNSRLAPDMLPLMSQIYWACDTARLATSVLSGKEVPIFKNDEKTIPELKALIEKTISYVSSIKESDFSGWEERIVAPKGWSGAFLGKDYLYQHGVPNFYFHVVTAYAILRHNGVQIGKMDYIGQLPFMK, from the coding sequence ATGATTTACGCACAAATCACACAGTTCACAAAAATGCTCCAAACACTTTCGCGCCTTCTCGATAAAGCGCAATGGTACGCTGAGGCGAACAACATTGCGTCAGAAGAACTTCTGAACTCGCGACTTGCACCAGATATGCTCCCCCTAATGAGCCAGATATATTGGGCGTGTGATACGGCAAGGCTCGCCACCTCAGTCTTGAGCGGTAAGGAAGTGCCAATTTTTAAAAATGATGAGAAAACGATACCTGAACTTAAAGCTCTCATCGAAAAGACGATCAGCTACGTCTCGTCTATAAAAGAGAGCGATTTCTCCGGCTGGGAAGAAAGAATAGTTGCTCCCAAGGGCTGGTCCGGAGCTTTTCTTGGAAAAGATTATTTGTATCAGCACGGGGTTCCGAATTTTTATTTTCACGTGGTTACGGCCTACGCGATCCTTCGCCATAACGGTGTTCAGATCGGGAAAATGGACTACATCGGACAGCTACCTTTCATGAAATAA
- a CDS encoding GreA/GreB family elongation factor translates to MDKRKLIAQIRMELEKDLESLTAAAKASIEAATSEESKPENQYDTRSLEASYLARGQAKRISEIKELLVILTHVNVKDFGPDDKIAGTALIEVEHNGKNSFLFMMTHGGGVNVTFEGTRIQIVTPSSPLGEALLDLREGDVAVVEQGDQTREYEIISVK, encoded by the coding sequence GTGGATAAGAGAAAATTGATTGCTCAAATTCGAATGGAACTTGAGAAAGATTTAGAAAGTCTGACGGCTGCCGCAAAAGCGTCCATTGAAGCTGCCACCAGCGAGGAAAGCAAACCTGAGAACCAATACGATACTCGTAGCCTCGAGGCCTCGTATCTGGCCCGAGGGCAGGCTAAGCGGATTTCTGAAATTAAAGAGCTGTTGGTTATTTTAACCCACGTCAATGTGAAGGACTTCGGTCCTGATGATAAGATCGCCGGCACCGCTTTGATCGAAGTTGAGCACAACGGCAAGAACAGCTTCCTTTTTATGATGACTCATGGAGGGGGAGTGAACGTGACGTTTGAAGGTACGCGCATTCAAATAGTCACGCCAAGCAGTCCTTTGGGTGAAGCATTGTTGGACCTTCGCGAAGGTGATGTTGCCGTCGTTGAACAAGGCGATCAAACTCGCGAATACGAAATCATTTCTGTAAAATAA
- a CDS encoding AI-2E family transporter, producing the protein MIEALKEKSELITWALLIILSALFLYINLPFLVPLILAGIFAMGLINFVNRMAAKTRAPRWLSVLGIVLVGLALIWIPISLALYRIGVHLSAPQEFQSSPIMTQLKALQESGLNLLKQATEWTGYDLVKPAQGMITNVFGKVGNWALAYSSDVVAQLPGILFNFFIFVLFLYFLLLKAAQIKDFVIRYSLVDDNLTESLVKLAKDSCSVTLFSTFVIGLIQAFFIGIGGLIFGEGDFWLVVTVTFVVSFIPIIGAAPVGYLLSALAFIGGRTGSGIGMAVIATIAGTIDNVLKPFFVGNLGDQKISPLVGFTCVIGAIVMFGISGLLLGPVIMNLAYGAIPLLLKHLKHNGSTFFTPDT; encoded by the coding sequence ATGATTGAAGCATTAAAAGAAAAATCTGAATTAATCACCTGGGCCCTTCTGATCATCCTTTCTGCACTTTTCCTTTACATCAATTTACCATTCTTGGTGCCTTTGATATTGGCCGGAATCTTTGCGATGGGCTTGATAAATTTCGTCAATCGCATGGCTGCAAAAACTCGCGCGCCTCGTTGGCTGTCCGTGTTGGGAATTGTCTTGGTGGGTCTTGCTCTGATCTGGATTCCGATTTCATTGGCACTTTACCGCATCGGTGTTCACTTAAGTGCTCCGCAAGAGTTCCAATCATCACCGATCATGACTCAACTTAAAGCCCTGCAAGAATCCGGTTTAAATCTTTTAAAGCAAGCGACTGAATGGACTGGATATGATCTGGTCAAACCAGCGCAAGGCATGATAACTAATGTCTTTGGTAAAGTCGGCAACTGGGCTCTGGCGTATTCTTCAGATGTCGTCGCGCAGCTGCCGGGCATTTTATTTAACTTTTTTATCTTTGTTTTGTTTTTGTATTTCCTTCTTTTAAAAGCAGCGCAAATCAAAGACTTCGTTATTCGTTACAGCCTGGTTGATGACAACCTCACTGAATCCTTGGTGAAACTTGCCAAGGACTCTTGCTCAGTGACTTTGTTCTCCACTTTCGTGATTGGTTTGATTCAAGCATTCTTTATCGGCATCGGCGGATTGATATTCGGCGAGGGCGATTTCTGGTTGGTCGTCACCGTAACCTTCGTTGTTTCATTCATCCCTATCATTGGCGCCGCCCCCGTTGGTTACCTGCTTTCCGCACTTGCTTTTATTGGCGGCCGCACGGGATCTGGCATTGGGATGGCCGTGATCGCAACGATTGCTGGCACCATCGACAACGTCCTAAAACCATTCTTTGTGGGGAACTTGGGCGATCAAAAAATCTCTCCCCTCGTGGGCTTTACATGCGTTATCGGCGCCATTGTGATGTTTGGTATTTCAGGCTTGCTTCTGGGCCCCGTCATCATGAATCTTGCCTATGGAGCGATCCCGTTGCTTTTAAAACACTTGAAACACAACGGATCGACATTCTTTACTCCCGACACTTAA
- a CDS encoding PilZ domain-containing protein — protein MMKAHIYINGIHALPPQLKKDKSLKSEIVDNPYELRDKMKDETIAEKIIVAFLPFLEIRHYELYMHLQKTTPNLKIFFIVSELSSNMRIRLRADNNFVVMWKTEETNLVKNIHKYLDGKSVESRQDRREHATSKGLLSPSKLPLGHQNKGFQPILGGSFENLSPHGTCMKIQAPFYEHKDFVNLTYQNKEGEFVSLEGQVRWSKWNTDTKTQELGVQFLSSVIV, from the coding sequence ATGATGAAAGCACATATTTATATCAACGGTATCCACGCATTGCCACCGCAACTAAAAAAAGACAAATCTCTAAAATCAGAAATCGTCGATAATCCGTATGAACTGCGCGATAAAATGAAAGACGAAACGATTGCCGAAAAAATCATCGTGGCCTTCTTGCCGTTTTTGGAAATCCGCCACTATGAACTTTACATGCACTTGCAAAAAACCACTCCCAATCTAAAAATCTTTTTTATCGTGAGCGAACTCTCGAGCAATATGCGCATTCGCCTGCGTGCCGATAATAATTTTGTCGTGATGTGGAAAACCGAGGAAACAAATCTGGTCAAAAACATTCACAAATATTTGGATGGAAAATCCGTGGAGTCACGTCAGGATCGCCGCGAGCATGCGACCTCCAAGGGGCTTTTAAGTCCTTCGAAGTTGCCTCTGGGTCACCAAAACAAAGGTTTTCAACCCATTTTGGGCGGAAGCTTCGAAAATCTCTCGCCCCATGGAACCTGCATGAAGATTCAAGCGCCCTTTTACGAACACAAAGACTTTGTGAACTTGACCTATCAAAACAAAGAGGGCGAGTTTGTATCACTGGAAGGTCAAGTGCGTTGGTCAAAATGGAATACAGACACAAAAACGCAAGAACTGGGAGTGCAATTTCTCTCTTCCGTCATAGTTTAA
- a CDS encoding Hsp70 family protein, translating to MSDSFLAIDFGTSNSLVGAFHNGKSYGALPLDHKAADPTLMRTLLYFPNPDLCYYGAEAIEQYIEQDMEGRLFRSFKSHLPNQSYLGTVIDNRIVTLENMVGIFLLELKKRAEKHLNQTITKAVIGRPARYSMDPVADGFALHRMEKAAKMAGFTDVQFVPEPLAAAFDYRKQITQEKIVMIGDFGGGTSDFTLIRLRAEGFDNKDVLAIDGCPMAGDALDSVFMSHRLNQYFGAKSRYRLPMSNNVLTMPPAVSQKLNHPAHIVHLKERDTYEFIREVKKCSLTAQDKEAIERLFILLEDQQIFPFFEAIERTKRGLSASEDFDFSFDYPEIEITEKFTTTQFVDWAMNTREKIFEGLDRCLESAGVTADQVDLVCLTGGTAKVPFIQNELEKRFGKNKLQTQSHFHSVLSGLVESASFWANGLKVT from the coding sequence ATGTCTGATTCGTTTCTTGCCATTGACTTTGGAACTAGCAACTCTCTGGTGGGTGCCTTCCACAATGGAAAATCTTATGGGGCACTTCCGCTGGATCACAAGGCCGCAGATCCGACATTGATGCGAACACTTTTATATTTTCCAAATCCCGATCTTTGCTATTACGGCGCCGAAGCCATCGAGCAATACATCGAACAGGATATGGAAGGCCGGCTGTTCCGTTCTTTTAAATCCCACCTACCCAATCAAAGCTACCTGGGCACGGTCATCGACAATCGCATTGTCACTTTAGAAAACATGGTGGGTATTTTTCTATTAGAATTAAAAAAGCGCGCTGAAAAACATTTAAATCAAACGATTACCAAAGCAGTCATCGGAAGACCCGCACGTTACTCGATGGATCCTGTGGCTGATGGCTTTGCCCTGCACCGTATGGAAAAGGCCGCTAAGATGGCAGGCTTCACCGACGTTCAGTTTGTTCCAGAACCCTTGGCCGCGGCCTTTGACTACCGCAAACAAATCACTCAGGAAAAAATCGTCATGATTGGTGACTTTGGTGGAGGAACCTCGGACTTTACGTTGATTCGTTTGCGCGCTGAAGGATTTGATAACAAAGATGTGCTGGCGATTGACGGCTGCCCGATGGCGGGTGATGCCTTGGACTCGGTTTTCATGAGTCACCGATTGAATCAATATTTCGGAGCAAAATCTCGTTATCGCCTGCCGATGAGTAACAATGTGCTCACGATGCCGCCGGCCGTATCGCAGAAATTGAATCACCCTGCGCACATTGTGCATCTTAAAGAACGCGATACTTATGAATTCATCCGCGAAGTAAAAAAGTGTTCCTTAACGGCCCAGGACAAGGAAGCCATCGAGCGTTTATTTATTTTATTGGAAGACCAACAGATTTTCCCATTCTTTGAAGCCATTGAAAGAACCAAACGTGGTCTTTCTGCTTCGGAAGATTTTGACTTTAGCTTTGATTACCCGGAAATTGAAATCACCGAAAAATTCACCACCACTCAATTCGTAGATTGGGCGATGAATACCCGGGAAAAGATCTTTGAAGGGCTGGATCGCTGCCTGGAATCCGCAGGGGTGACCGCTGACCAGGTGGATCTGGTCTGTCTCACTGGCGGAACAGCCAAGGTGCCTTTTATCCAAAATGAGCTCGAAAAGCGTTTCGGTAAAAACAAGCTCCAGACCCAATCTCACTTCCACTCCGTACTCTCAGGCCTGGTAGAATCGGCTAGCTTCTGGGCAAACGGTCTGAAGGTCACTTAA
- a CDS encoding phosphatase PAP2 family protein: protein MTARRLLVAITFLLFSLSNMSFASGDGEWHDPTEGKAFFPWVWDDQLKPAIVNGFDEKGARIIVGGLMASAAAGTQDDKVFEYTQHHTLMSDSWEQLGGYLGSGSPGVILAISQLWWDQPGGLQTFRAMLLTTVTHVTLAASINRQRPTGDRGWSWPSGHTSNAFAIATSMAYSYGPWVGTASYGVATFIAASRISAQVHWLSDVVAGAALGIYWGRASALVTDSQKKNTTMIYPVPIDGGLLVQFSKDF from the coding sequence ATGACAGCTCGCCGTTTGTTAGTCGCAATCACATTCCTTCTTTTTTCACTCTCAAATATGTCTTTCGCCTCTGGCGATGGGGAGTGGCATGATCCAACGGAAGGGAAAGCATTTTTTCCGTGGGTGTGGGATGACCAATTAAAACCTGCGATCGTAAATGGTTTTGATGAGAAGGGTGCAAGAATTATTGTTGGGGGCTTAATGGCTTCCGCGGCGGCAGGTACTCAGGATGATAAAGTATTTGAGTATACTCAGCATCACACCCTTATGTCGGACTCTTGGGAGCAGTTGGGTGGTTACCTTGGTAGTGGCAGCCCCGGGGTGATCTTGGCAATTTCCCAACTTTGGTGGGATCAGCCTGGTGGTTTACAAACTTTCCGTGCGATGCTGTTAACGACAGTGACTCACGTGACACTAGCGGCAAGTATCAATCGACAACGTCCCACCGGAGATCGCGGTTGGTCTTGGCCTTCGGGACACACCTCGAATGCTTTTGCGATTGCGACTTCAATGGCTTATTCCTATGGGCCTTGGGTTGGTACGGCTTCCTATGGTGTTGCAACTTTTATTGCGGCATCCAGAATATCCGCTCAAGTCCATTGGTTGAGTGATGTTGTGGCCGGGGCGGCCCTCGGAATTTACTGGGGTCGTGCGAGTGCCCTCGTGACAGACAGTCAAAAAAAGAATACGACCATGATCTATCCGGTGCCTATTGACGGAGGCCTCCTTGTTCAGTTCTCAAAAGATTTTTAG